The Sesamum indicum cultivar Zhongzhi No. 13 linkage group LG6, S_indicum_v1.0, whole genome shotgun sequence genome has a segment encoding these proteins:
- the LOC105165820 gene encoding phosphatidylinositol N-acetylglucosaminyltransferase gpi3 subunit — MGWKKPYCKPRYASSNSHKLYYCRTSLTILTLALLFGSAVYVFTPETRFWEPGFLHHEARYRGDLRDLNSPWNKLCFGPTSEKLKIAVFSKSWPTGPSPGGMERHASTLYSALASRGHKIHVFTAPSDRQQRSEVKEGNLSVHFAANDHGSVNFSLAYEMFLQENGSGDFDYVHTESVSLPYWRAKMLPKVAVTWHGIWYEIMHSKLFQELLANPNGLFPGPTTELQEAMPRLLDEIRFFSSYSQHICISNSAGEVLRNIYQLPQRNVHVILNGVDEKNFVFDPEAGLRFRKKHGVPSNVSLVMGVAGRLVRDKGHPLLYEAFSSIAKQHPGVFLLVAGSGPWSKRYSELGPNVRVLGALEPYELSDFYNALDLFINPTLRPQGLDLTLIEAMHCGKPVLTTNFPSITGTVVLSGEYGYTFSPNVGSLVEALNLAIRDGLKSLQEKGMFCRKHVLSMFTASKMALAYERFFLCMKNSKYCQYPLPTDC, encoded by the coding sequence ATGGGCTGGAAGAAACCGTATTGCAAACCTCGTTATGCCTCTTCTAATTCTCACAAGCTCTATTACTGCAGAACTTCTTTAACTATTTTAACGTTAGCTCTATTGTTTGGGTCAGCTGTTTACGTTTTCACGCCCGAAACTCGCTTCTGGGAACCTGGATTCTTGCATCATGAAGCAAGGTACAGAGGGGATTTGCGTGACTTAAACTCCCCCTGGAATAAGCTCTGTTTTGGACCGACGTCTGAGAAGCTGAAGATCGCCGTTTTCTCCAAGTCATGGCCTACCGGTCCGTCCCCCGGCGGGATGGAACGTCATGCTTCGACTTTGTATTCGGCCCTGGCTAGTAGGGGGCACAAAATCCATGTTTTTACAGCGCCTTCAGATAGGCAGCAACGTAGTGAAGTGAAAGAAGGCAATCTCAGTGTGCATTTTGCAGCAAATGATCATGGATCAGTGAACTTTTCTCTGGCGTATGAGATGTTCCTGCAGGAGAACGGTAGTGGAGATTTCGACTACGTGCACACTGAGAGTGTGTCGTTGCCTTACTGGCGGGCGAAAATGCTGCCTAAGGTTGCTGTAACGTGGCATGGGATATGGTATGAGATCATGCACTCAAAGCTGTTCCAGGAGCTTCTTGCCAACCCGAATGGCCTGTTTCCGGGGCCAACAACTGAGCTTCAAGAAGCAATGCCCCGTCTTCTTGACGAAATCAGGTTCTTCTCGAGTTATTCACAGCATATATGCATCAGCAACAGCGCTGGTGAGGTGCTGAGGAACATATATCAGCTGCCTCAGAGAAATGTTCATGTGATACTCAATGGGGTTGATGAGAAAAATTTTGTGTTTGATCCTGAGGCAGGGTTGAGGTTTAGGAAAAAGCACGGCGTTCCGTCAAACGTCAGCTTAGTGATGGGAGTTGCGGGCCGGCTGGTTAGGGACAAAGGCCATCCGCTGCTATACGAGGCATTTTCCTCGATAGCAAAGCAACATCCGGGGGTTTTTCTACTTGTGGCTGGATCCGGGCCGTGGAGTAAAAGGTACTCGGAGTTGGGGCCAAATGTGAGGGTATTAGGTGCACTGGAACCATATGAGTTGTCTGATTTCTACAATGCTCTTGATTTGTTTATAAATCCAACTTTGAGGCCTCAGGGGCTTGATCTTACGTTAATCGAAGCTATGCATTGTGGGAAGCCGGTCTTGACGACAAATTTCCCAAGCATAACTGGGACTGTGGTTCTCAGTGGAGAATATGGATACACATTTTCCCCAAATGTGGGATCCTTAGTAGAAGCCCTGAATTTGGCCATAAGAGATGGGTTGAAATCTTTGCAAGAAAAGGGTATGTTCTGTCGAAAACATGTGCTTTCGATGTTTACAGCGTCTAAGATGGCATTGGCCTATGAGAGATTCTTCCTCTGCATGAAGAACAGCAAATACTGCCAGTACCCTCTTCCCACAGACTGTTAA
- the LOC105165433 gene encoding malate dehydrogenase, mitochondrial — protein sequence MKAAMLRSVLRRSTGSAAASSSRRSFSSAPAPERKVAVLGAAGGIGQPLSLLMKLNPLVSSLALYDIAGTPGVAADVSHINTRSEVKGYAAEEQLGQALEGSDVVIIPAGVPRKPGMTRDDLFKINAGIVKSLCEAIAKYCPNALVNMISNPVNSTVPIAAEVFKNKGVYDERKLFGVTTLDVVRAKTFYAGKAKVNVADVNVPVIGGHAGITILPLFSQATPKANLSDEEIQALTKRTQDGGTEVVEAKAGKGSATLSMAYAGAIFADACLKGLNGVPDVVECSFVQSTVTELPFFASKVRLGKNGVEEVLGLGPLSDYEKQGLEALKPELKSSIEKGIAFVRGN from the exons ATGAAGGCCGCCATGTTGAGATCTGTTCTCAGGAGGAGCACCGGCTCCGCTGCCGCTTCGTCGTCGCGGCGCAGCTTCTCATCGGCGCCTGCGCCGGAGCGGAAGGTCGCCGTTTTGGGGGCCGCCGGAGGAATCGGTCAACCGCTCTCACTTCTTATGAAGTTGAATCCTCTCGTCTCGAGTCTCGCACTTTACGATATCGCCGGCACCCCTGGCGTGGCCGCTGACGTTAGCCACATTAACACTAGATCTGAG GTGAAGGGCTATGCAGCAGAAGAGCAGCTAGGACAGGCTCTGGAGGGATCAGATGTAGTCATCATCCCTGCTGGTGTACCTAGAAAGCCTGGGATGACACGCGATGACCTCTTCAAGATTAATGCCGGGATTGTCAAATCTCTTTGTGAGGCCATTGCCAAGTACTGCCCCAAT GCTCTTGTCAATATGATTAGCAACCCTGTAAATTCCACTGTACCAATTGCTGCTGAGGTCTTCAAGAATAAGGGAGTGTATGATGAGAGGAAACTCTTTGGTGTGACTACCCTTGATGTTGTCAGGGCCAAAACATTCTATGCTGGAAAGGCCAAAGTGAACGTAGCAG ATGTCAATGTACCTGTCATTGGTGGGCATGCTGGAATCACCATTCTTCCCTTGTTTTCGCAG GCCACACCTAAAGCAAACCTCTCAGATGAAGAGATTCAAGCTCTTACAAAAAGAACACAAGATGGTGGGACTGAAGTTGTTGAAGCCAAGGCTGGAAAGGGTTCAGCTACACTTTCAATGGC CTATGCTGGGGCCATATTCGCTGATGCTTGCTTGAAGGGGCTTAATGGGGTCCCAGATGTTGTGGAGTGTTCGTTTGTTCAATCCACTGTGACTGAGCTACCTTTCTTTGCATCTAAG GTGAGACTTGGGAAGAATGGTGTGGAAGAAGTACTGGGGTTGGGCCCACTATCTGATTATGAGAAACAAGGACTGGAAGCTCTGAAGCCCGAGTTGAAAAGTTCAATTGAGAAGGGAATCGCATTCGTCCGTGGCAATTGA
- the LOC105165432 gene encoding transcription factor GTE4-like yields the protein MASGAIGDSSNELNWRGRCRWTENSKVYTRKLHKKVQNTSNNTDTALSSTVASAATTEVSTAPTSKDPNDSASASPPPTTPASHSVTTASPRNAGDNAAQESQEAIVTKDAVSFQQRVPEQSPTLERSPSHSSANKNVDYSLQQPQLGDHQEHMPSLSEDNYSAEHGVQEGSGSQNVELHNHEDLLPPRSSETLNLKRPSPLPGPNETLQAGGDGPQCLRESSPLISENVLPNVREVAAPHFPVGEVLQNDEEMMPSPPQVPSGNGPAIVNGVNEPLVFSKVDDKVKFKLAKATLKDEVKELRNKLECELDQVRRLAKQLEAKELQLASFNTQISNSNLSNTSNYIGVESVDGGDIGGHSYPQPEHSRNDLVDRRVLLRLSSEGGVTGHPEVRSMGLARVNSDVGTTRNLEPRPYSRQLSVAVMENNRRAGEFVEKEKRTPKANQYYRNSEFLLGKDRLPSESIKRLKTNNGRKHSGETEHAFRLGFGFEKSRNQVFKSCSSLLQRLMKHKHGWVFNEPVDAKALGLVDYHDIIKHPMDLGTIKTRLSQNWYKSPREFAEDVRLVFRNAMTYNPKGQDVHIMAEQLSQIFEERWAIIETEYNPYWKYQMYQDAGLPTPTSRKGLPQSHFAPASVPALAPAPVRGSAPAAVQDRAHAPTSTAPIHLHAPAALQMRTSDRPETLTTPMAVDPKIQRTHVGRTPLPKKPKAKDPNKRDMTYEEKQRLSTNLQSLPSEKLDAIVQIIKKRNTALSQHDDEIEVDIDNVDAETLWELDRFVTNYKKSLSKNKRKAELALQARLVANQTAAPTNKMTAVADVRSEGGTVLEESTAPPAVEGENKGYTRSRSSSSSSSSSDSGSSSSDSDSDSSSGDGSDAGHSPGT from the exons ATGGCTTCTGGGGCTATAGGGGATTCTAGCAATGAGTTGAATTGGAGAGGGAGGTGTCGATGGACTGAAAATAGCAAAGTTTATACGCGAAAACTCCACAAGAAAGTCCAAAATACTAGCAATAATACCGATACTGCCCTCTCCTCCACCGTTGCCTCCGCCGCCACCACCGAGGTTTCCACCGCCCCCACCTCCAAGGACCCCAATGACTCCGCCTCTGCATCCCCTCCGCCCACCACTCCTGCGAGTCATTCTGTGACAACTGCTTCCCCCAGGAATGCAGGGGATAATGCTGCGCAAGAGTCTCAGGAAGCCATAGTGACCAAGGATGCGGTCTCTTTTCAGCAAAGGGTGCCAGAGCAATCACCAACACTAGAACGGAGTCCTTCACATAGTTCAGCAAACAAAAATGTTGATTACTCCCTCCAGCAGCCACAGCTGGGAGACCATCAAGAGCATATGCCCTCACTTTCAGAGGATAATTATTCTGCTGAGCATGGAGTGCAAGAAGGCAGTGGCAGTCAAAATGTTGAGCTGCACAATCATGAAGATTTGCTGCCGCCTCGGAGCAGTGAGACCCTGAATTTGAAGAGACCATCCCCCCTTCCAGGTCCAAATGAGACACTGCAGGCAGGTGGTGATGGTCCACAGTGTTTGAGGGAGTCGTCACCTTTGATCAGTGAGAATGTTCTGCCAAATGTCAGAGAAGTTGCAGCACCGCACTTTCCTGTTGGGGAAGTGTTGCAAAATGATGAAGAAATGATGCCATCGCCACCTCAAGTACCCAGTGGCAATGGGCCAGCAATTGTCAATGGAGTTAACGAGCCCCTGGTCTTTTCTAAGGTTGATGATAAGGTCAAATTTAAGTTAGCTAAAGCAACACTGAAGGATGAGGTTAAGGAGCTTAGGAACAAACTGGAGTGCGAGCTTGATCAGGTTAGGAGGTTAGCTAAACAGCTCGAAGCCAAGGAGCTTCAGCTTGCTTCTTTTAATACTCAGATTAGCAATAGTAATCTTAGTAATACTAGTAATTATATTGGTGTTGAGTCTGTTGACGGTGGTGATATTGGTGGGCATAGCTATCCTCAGCCTGAGCATTCCCGAAATGACCTTGTAGACAGGAGAGTTTTGTTGAGACTTAGCTCGGAGGGTGGTGTGACGGGGCACCCCGAAGTTAGATCTATGGGATTGGCGAGAGTAAACTCTGATGTGGGTACAACACGAAATCTAGAACCGAGGCCATATAGTAGGCAGCTCAGTGTTGCAGTAATGGAAAACAATCGCAGGGCTGGAGAATTTGTTGAGAAGGAGAAACGAACTCCAAAGGCGAATCAGTATTACCGAAATTCAGAGTTCCTGCTGGGGAAGGACAGACTGCCTTCTGAAAGCATCAAGCGGTTGAAGACAAATAATGGGAGGAAACATAGTGGAGAAACAGAACATGCCTTTCGGTTGGGTTTTGGGTTTGAGAAGAGCCGGAATCAGGTGTTTAAGAGCTGTAGCAGCTTACTGCAGAGGTTGATGAAGCACAAGCATGGTTGGGTGTTTAATGAGCCAGTGGACGCCAAGGCCCTGGGGTTGGTTGATTACCATGATATCATTAAGCACCCCATGGATTTGGGCACAATTAAGACTAGACTATCACAAAATTGGTACAAGTCACCGAGGGAGTTTGCAGAGGATGTAAGACTTGTTTTTCGAAATGCCATGACTTATAATCCTAAAGGGCAGGATGTCCACATTATGGCTGAACAATTATCACAGATTTTTGAAGAGAGGTGGGCTATTATAGAGACCGAGTATAATCCTTATTGGAAGTACCAAATGTATCAGGATGCAGGTTTGCCCACTCCCACTTCCAGAAAGGGTCTCCCTCAGTCTCATTTTGCCCCTGCTTCTGTCCCAGCCTTAGCTCCTGCTCCTGTTCGTGGATCGGCCCCTGCTGCAGTGCAAGACCGTGCTCATGCGCCCACTTCTACTGCTCCTATTCATCTGCATGCTCCTGCTGCTCTCCAGATGAGGACATCGGATAGGCCAGAAACATTGACAACACCTATGGCTGTTGATCCCAAAATTCAACGAACTCATGTTGGCAGGACACCCCTTCCAAAGAAACCAAAAGCGAAGGATCCCAATAAAAGGGACATGACTTATGAGGAGAAGCAAAGACTTAGCACAAATCTTCAGAGCTTGCCTTCTGAAAAACTTGATGCTATTGTTCAGATCATTAAGAAGAGGAATACCGCGCTTTCTCAACATGATGATGAGATCGAGGTGGACATTGACAATGTTGATGCAGAAACGCTCTGGGAACTTGATCGTTTTGTGACTAATTACAAAAAGAGCTTAAgcaagaacaaaagaaaagctgAACTCGCGCTTCAAGCTAGATTGGTAGCTAATCAGACAGCTGCTCCAACG AACAAAATGACAGCAGTAGCTGATGTCCGCAGTGAAGGTGGAACAG TTCTCGAGGAAAGCACGGCACCTCCTGCTGTTGAAGGTGAAAACAAGGGGTATACTAGAAGTAGGTCCAGCAGTTCAAGCAGTTCCAGCAGTGATTCGGGATCTTCATCAAGTG ATTCCGATAGCGATAGTTCCTCTGGAGATGGATCAGATGCGGGGCATTCACCTGGGACATGA